The following proteins come from a genomic window of Nicotiana tomentosiformis chromosome 12, ASM39032v3, whole genome shotgun sequence:
- the LOC138902676 gene encoding uncharacterized protein — protein MGDSTLRYQGRLCVLNVDGLRERIRTEAHTSRYSMHPDSSKEIFHDLKKVYWWSDMKRNVADFVARCPNYQQVSGLCGKMSELSTSEAEHQRPAFHPQTDGKAKRTIQTLEDMLRACVLDFKGSWDDHLTLIEFAPFEALYGRRCRSPIEWFEIDETELIGPYLVHQAMEKVKIIKE, from the exons atgggtgatagtacactaaggtaccaagggcgtctatgtgttctaaatgtagatggtctccgggaaagaattaggACTGAAGcccacacttctaggtattccatgcacccagattcttcaaaagaaatatttcatgatcttaagaaagtctattggtggagtgacatgaagaggaatgtggcggactttgtggcaagatgtccgaattatCAACAAGtgagcggactttgtggcaagatgtccgaattgtcaacaagtgaagccgaacaccaaaggcctg cctttcacccgcagactgatggGAAGGCAAAGcgaactattcagacgcttgaggatatgttgcgtgcttgtgttctagacttcaaaggtagctgggatgatcatttgacactcatagaatttgcaccattcgaggctttatatggaaggagatgtagatctcctattgAGTGGTTCGAAATTGATGAaacagagttgatagggccatacctcgtgcatcaggctatggaaaaagttaaaatcattaaggagtag